A region from the Agrobacterium cucumeris genome encodes:
- a CDS encoding type III PLP-dependent enzyme, with protein MSPTDKTQSHGPALAAAQFAVTDNDLVIGGLAVRDIVAQTGTPCFLYDASAMRRAYRNLETALSGFADIYYSVKANPLPAIIALFRQQGAGAEIASVGEYRAAIKAGIAPENIIFAGPGKGMAELREVIEGGIGEIHIESAEEIARIEEIGKPVKASIRINPVPDAQAGAMRMGGKATAFGFDEEELENVLRLFRDARHIDLVGVHIYGGTQILDADMLVSQWRHAISLAARMAQMLGRPLETIDLGGGLGIPYFAGEMPLDLATVSAAIPELKALVKAHPLITDAHIIVEPGRFLAGPGGIYVAEVNSVKTSRGTTFVVTDGGMHHHLAASGNLGQIVKRNYPIVAPAKMQADYDETATIVGPLCTPLDTLARNTALPKLKAGDLLAILQSGAYGASASPAGFLSHAVAKEVLVEDGVFEVIGR; from the coding sequence ATGTCGCCCACGGATAAAACCCAGAGCCACGGCCCGGCCCTTGCGGCTGCGCAATTTGCGGTCACTGACAATGACCTTGTCATCGGCGGGCTTGCGGTGCGCGATATCGTCGCCCAAACCGGAACGCCATGCTTCCTCTATGATGCCAGCGCCATGCGCCGTGCCTATCGGAACCTTGAAACGGCGCTCTCGGGCTTTGCCGATATCTATTATTCGGTAAAGGCCAATCCCCTGCCCGCCATTATCGCGCTCTTCCGGCAACAGGGCGCGGGTGCAGAAATCGCCTCCGTCGGCGAATATCGCGCCGCCATCAAGGCCGGCATCGCACCTGAGAACATCATCTTCGCCGGCCCCGGCAAGGGCATGGCCGAATTGCGCGAGGTGATCGAGGGCGGCATCGGCGAAATCCATATTGAAAGCGCCGAGGAAATCGCCCGCATCGAAGAGATCGGTAAACCGGTCAAAGCCTCGATCCGCATCAACCCCGTGCCGGATGCGCAGGCCGGCGCCATGCGTATGGGCGGCAAGGCCACCGCTTTTGGTTTCGACGAGGAAGAGCTGGAAAACGTCCTGCGGCTTTTCAGGGATGCCAGACATATTGATCTCGTCGGCGTGCACATCTATGGCGGCACGCAGATTCTCGACGCCGACATGCTTGTCTCCCAATGGCGACACGCCATTTCCCTTGCCGCACGCATGGCGCAAATGCTGGGCAGACCGCTTGAAACCATCGATCTCGGCGGTGGCCTCGGCATCCCCTATTTCGCCGGGGAAATGCCGCTTGATCTTGCAACGGTCAGCGCCGCCATTCCCGAACTCAAGGCGCTTGTGAAAGCGCATCCGCTGATAACCGACGCCCATATCATCGTCGAACCCGGCCGCTTCCTCGCCGGCCCCGGCGGCATCTATGTGGCGGAGGTAAATTCGGTGAAAACCTCGCGCGGCACCACCTTCGTGGTGACGGATGGTGGCATGCACCACCATCTGGCGGCCTCGGGCAATCTTGGCCAGATCGTCAAGCGCAACTATCCCATCGTCGCGCCCGCCAAGATGCAGGCAGATTACGACGAGACTGCAACCATCGTCGGTCCACTTTGCACACCGCTCGACACACTGGCCCGCAATACAGCACTGCCGAAACTGAAGGCCGGTGACTTACTCGCTATCCTGCAATCGGGCGCCTATGGCGCCAGCGCCAGCCCTGCGGGTTTTCTCAGCCACGCGGTGGCGAAGGAAGTGCTGGTGGAAGATGGTGTATTTGAAGTGATCGGACGCTGA
- a CDS encoding aminodeoxychorismate synthase component I: MAHAPYVLFRDDTTGTVTAFAEPEEIIVADEPEAFFAALKRMEELRRAGKYLAGYMSYEAGFLFEPKLAPSAAEPRNVPFLTFGVFSGPQPDAGRFARPDALSDADAFLSDPVPAWTLQEYQKRFARLHDHLRRGDCYQGNLTMPVTARWSGDPLTAFWSLIERQPVKYGALVDLGGPVILSRSPELFFSVDGEGFIETHPMKGTTPRGADVEEDRAIIAAMLADEKTLAENRMIVDLLRNDISRITEVGSLHVPRLFDIETYPTVHQMVSHVRAKLLPDVTVEDIFAALFPCGSVTGAPKMWAMKILRELEAGPRDAYCGAIGFMSPNGDIRFSVAIRTLSLFDNGRAVFNVGGGIVFDSDAEAEYDECLLKSKFAVGNRLLRR, encoded by the coding sequence TTGGCACATGCGCCTTACGTTCTTTTCCGGGATGACACGACCGGCACGGTGACAGCCTTCGCCGAGCCGGAAGAGATCATCGTCGCGGATGAGCCTGAGGCGTTTTTCGCCGCGCTCAAGCGCATGGAGGAACTGCGCCGGGCCGGTAAATATCTTGCCGGCTATATGTCCTACGAGGCGGGTTTCCTGTTCGAACCAAAGCTTGCGCCTTCTGCCGCCGAGCCTCGTAATGTACCGTTTCTGACCTTCGGCGTCTTTTCCGGCCCACAGCCGGATGCGGGGCGGTTTGCGCGCCCCGACGCGCTGTCGGATGCGGATGCGTTTCTTTCCGATCCCGTGCCGGCCTGGACGCTCCAAGAATACCAAAAGCGCTTTGCGCGCTTGCACGACCATCTGCGTCGTGGTGACTGTTACCAGGGCAATCTGACCATGCCCGTCACTGCCCGCTGGAGCGGCGATCCGCTCACTGCCTTCTGGTCGCTGATCGAGCGCCAGCCGGTGAAATACGGCGCGCTGGTCGATCTCGGCGGCCCGGTCATCCTGTCGCGCTCGCCGGAACTGTTTTTTTCGGTCGATGGCGAAGGTTTCATCGAAACCCATCCGATGAAGGGAACGACACCGCGCGGGGCGGATGTGGAGGAGGACCGGGCAATCATCGCGGCGATGCTGGCGGATGAAAAGACGCTGGCCGAAAACCGAATGATCGTCGATCTGCTGCGCAACGATATTTCCCGTATCACCGAGGTCGGCAGCCTTCATGTGCCGCGGCTGTTCGATATCGAGACTTATCCCACGGTGCACCAGATGGTCAGCCATGTCAGGGCGAAGCTTCTGCCTGATGTGACGGTGGAAGACATCTTCGCCGCGCTGTTTCCCTGCGGTTCCGTCACTGGTGCACCAAAAATGTGGGCGATGAAAATCCTGCGGGAGCTGGAAGCCGGCCCTCGCGACGCCTATTGCGGCGCGATCGGCTTCATGTCCCCTAACGGTGATATCCGGTTCTCAGTGGCGATCCGCACCCTTAGCCTGTTCGATAACGGCCGCGCCGTCTTTAATGTCGGTGGCGGCATCGTCTTTGATTCCGATGCGGAAGCCGAATATGACGAGTGTCTGCTGAAATCGAAATTCGCGGTGGGGAACAGGTTGCTGCGGCGGTGA